In Betaproteobacteria bacterium, a single genomic region encodes these proteins:
- a CDS encoding mechanosensitive ion channel family protein produces the protein MNFEEIYNSVGPQLVNFGLKAIGAIAVWIVGRYLIHLAVRLLTAGLARQQFDPTLLRYVGSIVSVTLNIVLVIAILGYFGVETTSFAALIAGAGVAIGAAWGGLLSNFAAGAFLIVLRPFKVGDYVMAGGVEGTVKEIGLFATTVLKPDNVTAFVGNNKIFSDTVQNFSASPFRRVERLAQLAHGVDPHDAITRLRTALAKIPNITQDPAPDVEIIDFNERGPVLAVRPYTHTDHYWQVYFDTNRVITETFGAAGYPVPEAHVHYSTQQKLA, from the coding sequence ATGAACTTTGAAGAGATCTACAACAGCGTCGGCCCGCAGCTCGTGAACTTCGGCCTCAAGGCCATCGGCGCGATCGCGGTCTGGATCGTCGGCCGCTACCTCATCCACCTGGCAGTGCGTCTGCTCACGGCCGGACTTGCGCGGCAGCAGTTCGATCCGACGCTGCTGCGCTACGTCGGCAGCATCGTCAGCGTCACGCTGAACATCGTTCTGGTCATCGCGATCCTCGGCTATTTCGGGGTCGAGACGACTTCGTTCGCGGCGCTAATCGCCGGTGCCGGTGTCGCGATCGGCGCGGCCTGGGGCGGGCTGCTCTCGAACTTTGCCGCGGGGGCGTTTCTCATCGTGCTGCGACCGTTCAAGGTCGGTGATTACGTCATGGCGGGTGGCGTCGAGGGCACGGTGAAGGAGATCGGTCTTTTCGCGACCACGGTTCTCAAACCGGACAACGTGACGGCATTCGTCGGCAACAACAAGATCTTCAGCGACACGGTGCAGAACTTCTCGGCGAGTCCCTTCCGTCGCGTCGAGCGGCTCGCGCAGCTCGCGCATGGCGTCGACCCGCACGACGCAATCACCCGGCTCAGGACGGCGCTCGCGAAGATCCCGAACATCACGCAGGATCCGGCACCGGATGTCGAGATCATCGACTTCAACGAGCGCGGACCGGTGCTCGCGGTCCGCCCCTACACGCACACCGATCACTACTGGCAGGTGTACTTCGACACCAACCGGGTCATTACGGAAACGTTCGGCGCCGCCGGCTATCCGGTGCCCGAAGCGCACGTCCACTACAGCACGCAGCAGAAGCTGGCGTAG
- a CDS encoding DUF3750 domain-containing protein, with the protein MSLKTLLLVLALFLLPLAISVASHPAPAAPWYAASRASTGLAPDPASVREPVIQVYAAPTYGWRGAFAVHTWIVVKRTDAESLTRYDVVGWHGAPFVHVNYAPPDGLWFDNRPEILLDRRGAGVEATIDRVEAAVKSYPFVDRYRTWPGPNSNTFTAHIARSVPELRLDLPANAIGKDYVPLSSALGPAPSGTGVQASLLGVAGVLIAAEEGVEVNLLGLSLGVDVASPALRLPGLGRAGSRKTMQ; encoded by the coding sequence ATGTCGCTCAAGACCTTGCTGCTCGTCCTTGCCCTCTTCCTCCTGCCCCTCGCGATCAGCGTCGCCTCGCATCCCGCCCCGGCTGCACCCTGGTACGCGGCGTCCCGCGCATCCACCGGGCTCGCGCCCGACCCGGCGAGCGTTCGCGAGCCCGTGATCCAGGTCTATGCCGCACCGACCTACGGCTGGCGCGGTGCGTTCGCCGTACACACGTGGATCGTCGTCAAGCGCACAGACGCCGAGTCGCTCACCCGCTATGACGTGGTGGGCTGGCATGGCGCGCCCTTCGTGCATGTGAACTACGCGCCGCCCGACGGGCTCTGGTTCGACAACCGGCCCGAGATTCTGCTCGACCGTCGCGGCGCCGGAGTGGAGGCGACGATCGACCGCGTCGAGGCCGCGGTGAAAAGTTATCCCTTCGTCGATCGCTACCGGACCTGGCCGGGGCCGAACAGCAACACGTTCACTGCGCATATCGCGCGCAGCGTCCCCGAGTTGCGGCTGGATCTGCCGGCCAATGCCATCGGCAAGGACTACGTGCCACTTTCCTCGGCGCTTGGCCCAGCGCCGAGCGGCACCGGCGTCCAGGCTTCGCTGCTCGGCGTCGCCGGTGTGCTGATCGCCGCCGAAGAAGGCGTGGAGGTGAATCTCCTGGGGCTGTCGCTCGGCGTCGACGTGGCCTCACCCGCCCTGCGGCTGCCCGGGCTGGGACGGGCGGGAAGCCGCAAGACGATGCAGTAG